A single Gimesia sp. DNA region contains:
- a CDS encoding DUF1501 domain-containing protein produces the protein MLSIWGPEKKLCDRISRREILKIGALGLGGISLPQLLQAESAAGSSKRHKAVIMIYMCGAPSHQDMYDLKMDAPAEIRGEFRPIDTRVPGFQICEHLPRLGNIAEKIIPLRSVYGSPNGAHDSFICYTGRTTRNQPAGGWPSIGSVVSKIQGAADPAVPPFVGLAPDTGHPPYGSPGLPGFLGVSHSAFRPSGPSRKNMVLNGIDEARLNDRKQLLATFDQFKRDADASGSMQGMDDMNQQVFNILTSNRLVNALDLSQEDPAIRERYGKGDPKNFGDGAPRNLEHFLMARRLVEAGARIVTLNFGRWDFHSNNFGGLKNTHLPQFDQGLATLIEDLHERGMADDVAVVAWGEFGRTPKINKDGGRDHWPAVGAGLLAGGGFKTGQVIGATDRLGAQVADRPIHFGEVFATLYRHLGIDFHGTTIPDLAGRPQYLVDDYEPLHEVL, from the coding sequence ATGCTGTCTATCTGGGGACCGGAAAAGAAGCTCTGCGATCGTATTTCCCGTCGGGAAATCCTGAAGATCGGTGCGCTGGGACTGGGTGGCATCAGTCTGCCTCAACTTCTGCAGGCAGAATCCGCAGCAGGCAGTAGTAAACGACATAAAGCCGTGATCATGATCTACATGTGCGGCGCACCTTCGCATCAGGACATGTACGACCTGAAGATGGACGCCCCTGCGGAAATCCGTGGCGAGTTCCGTCCCATCGACACCCGCGTTCCCGGCTTCCAGATCTGTGAACATCTGCCGCGACTGGGAAATATCGCCGAGAAGATCATTCCCCTGCGTTCGGTCTATGGTTCTCCTAATGGAGCACACGATTCATTCATCTGCTACACCGGTCGTACGACTCGGAACCAGCCGGCGGGCGGATGGCCGTCCATCGGTTCGGTCGTTTCCAAGATTCAGGGAGCCGCCGATCCTGCTGTCCCTCCCTTCGTAGGGCTTGCTCCCGATACGGGGCATCCCCCTTACGGCTCTCCGGGGCTTCCCGGATTCCTCGGTGTCAGTCATTCCGCTTTCCGCCCCTCAGGTCCCTCGCGGAAAAACATGGTCCTCAACGGCATTGATGAAGCACGACTGAACGATCGTAAGCAACTGCTGGCCACCTTCGATCAATTCAAACGCGATGCCGATGCCAGCGGCTCGATGCAGGGTATGGATGACATGAACCAGCAGGTGTTCAATATCCTGACTTCCAATCGACTGGTCAACGCCCTCGATCTTTCCCAGGAAGATCCCGCCATCCGGGAGCGTTACGGAAAAGGTGATCCCAAAAACTTCGGCGATGGCGCACCGCGTAACCTGGAGCACTTCCTGATGGCCCGCCGTCTGGTGGAAGCCGGTGCCCGGATTGTGACCTTGAACTTCGGTCGCTGGGATTTCCACAGCAACAACTTTGGCGGTCTGAAAAATACCCACCTGCCACAATTCGACCAGGGCCTGGCTACACTGATCGAAGACCTGCACGAGCGGGGCATGGCCGATGACGTCGCCGTGGTCGCCTGGGGCGAATTCGGACGAACTCCCAAGATCAACAAAGATGGCGGCCGCGATCACTGGCCGGCCGTTGGAGCTGGCCTGCTTGCCGGCGGCGGATTCAAAACCGGTCAGGTCATCGGCGCCACTGATCGCCTGGGAGCCCAGGTAGCAGACCGGCCGATTCACTTCGGTGAAGTCTTTGCCACGCTCT
- a CDS encoding cyclopropane-fatty-acyl-phospholipid synthase family protein codes for MNPINSDFKTRQASSSESSDSEGPVELASQQTPLFQPPPPTSGDSSKLDRWLMRTMLEKAGNPEVEVVLWDGSVITTATSPVSVRAHIRNRSTLYKLLFDPSLYFGDGYSLGTIEVEGGLVEFNEAIDQGTHKIDTQGFYRDRFRRSLSWLKRNTIDAARHNIHHHYDIGNDFYQLWLDEQLAYTCAYFPDPDASLEAAQVAKMDHVCRKVGLKPGGSVVEAGCGWGALAIHMAKHYGVSVRAFNISREQLAYARERARREGLEKQVEFVEDDWRNITGSYDSFVSVGMLEHVGLKNYEELGRVIARCQRPHGRGLIHSIGCNSPRVLDSWTTKRIFPGAHVPSLSEFMRIFEPQKFSVLDVENIRLHYARTLEHWLERYEQNIDQVRDMFDETFIRTWRLYLSASVAAFRSGSLQLFQVVFTNGANNEIPWTRAGLYQDQQSGSVEG; via the coding sequence GTGAATCCAATCAACTCTGATTTTAAGACCAGGCAAGCTTCCTCAAGTGAGTCGAGTGATTCTGAAGGTCCAGTAGAACTGGCTTCTCAACAGACTCCGTTGTTTCAACCTCCTCCCCCTACCAGCGGTGACTCTTCAAAACTGGACCGCTGGCTGATGCGGACCATGCTCGAAAAAGCCGGTAATCCGGAAGTCGAAGTGGTCTTGTGGGATGGGAGTGTCATCACCACGGCGACTTCTCCCGTTTCGGTTCGCGCGCATATTCGCAATCGCAGTACATTGTACAAGCTGCTGTTCGATCCGAGTCTGTATTTCGGGGATGGCTATTCGCTGGGAACCATCGAGGTCGAGGGGGGGCTGGTCGAATTTAATGAGGCGATTGATCAAGGCACTCACAAGATCGATACGCAGGGGTTCTATCGGGATCGGTTTCGCAGAAGTCTGAGCTGGTTGAAGCGGAATACCATAGATGCCGCCCGGCACAATATTCATCACCACTACGATATCGGGAATGACTTTTACCAGCTTTGGCTCGACGAACAGCTGGCCTACACCTGTGCCTATTTTCCTGATCCTGACGCTTCTCTTGAAGCGGCCCAGGTCGCCAAGATGGATCATGTCTGCCGTAAAGTCGGTTTAAAGCCGGGGGGCTCGGTTGTGGAAGCCGGCTGTGGCTGGGGCGCGCTGGCGATTCACATGGCGAAACATTATGGCGTGAGTGTGCGTGCTTTCAATATTTCCCGCGAGCAACTTGCATATGCCCGCGAACGTGCCAGGCGCGAAGGGCTTGAAAAACAGGTTGAATTTGTCGAAGACGACTGGCGGAATATTACGGGTTCTTATGACTCATTCGTCTCGGTCGGCATGCTGGAACATGTCGGCTTGAAGAACTACGAGGAACTGGGCCGCGTGATTGCCCGCTGTCAGCGTCCCCACGGACGCGGTCTGATTCATTCGATCGGCTGTAATTCGCCCCGGGTACTCGACAGCTGGACGACCAAACGGATCTTCCCTGGTGCCCACGTACCCAGTCTGAGTGAGTTCATGAGGATCTTTGAGCCGCAGAAGTTTTCCGTACTCGATGTCGAAAACATCCGGCTGCATTATGCCCGAACGCTGGAGCACTGGCTGGAACGCTATGAGCAGAACATTGACCAGGTCCGCGATATGTTCGATGAAACCTTTATTCGCACCTGGCGACTTTATCTGTCGGCTTCGGTGGCTGCGTTCCGCTCCGGTTCGCTGCAGTTGTTTCAGGTGGTCTTTACGAATGGAGCCAATAACGAAATTCCCTGGACCCGAGCCGGCCTGTATCAGGACCAGCAGTCCGGTTCAGTAGAAGGATAG
- a CDS encoding NAD(P)/FAD-dependent oxidoreductase: protein MSETDSCDVLIVGGGPGGSSCAWGLRESGLDVLILDKATFPRDKVCAGWITPAVAELLELDLDDYSHGHVLQPISRFRTGLIGGSTLHTEYPETVSYGIRRCEFDHYLLQRCGARTRLGESFQSLERTADGWLVNGNLSAKMVVGAGGHFCPVAREINDKHAGDHSVVLAQETEVQLTPEQQQRCRVQPDTPELYFCRDFKGYAWCFLKDGYLNVGIGREGEKQLSTARDEFTEYLDREQRVPRDILGKFKGHAYRLYGLQKRTIIDDALLLIGDAAGLASPQSGEGIRPAIESGLMAADVLQNCQPNFEKGQLQVYQDRLLERFGPWPDEPAHSMLPDVFRQFLGRQLMGTQWFTRKVLLDRWFLQQHLPPLVRS from the coding sequence GTGTCAGAGACAGACAGCTGTGATGTACTGATTGTGGGCGGAGGTCCGGGCGGTTCATCCTGTGCCTGGGGGCTTCGCGAGTCGGGGCTGGATGTGCTGATTCTCGACAAAGCGACATTTCCCCGGGACAAAGTCTGTGCCGGCTGGATCACCCCGGCTGTGGCAGAGCTGCTGGAACTCGATCTGGATGATTATTCTCACGGGCATGTCCTGCAGCCCATCAGTCGCTTTCGTACGGGTCTGATTGGCGGAAGCACGCTGCACACTGAATACCCCGAAACGGTCAGCTATGGGATTCGTCGTTGCGAATTCGATCACTATCTGCTGCAGCGCTGCGGAGCACGGACCCGGCTGGGAGAGTCCTTTCAGTCGCTCGAACGAACAGCGGACGGCTGGCTGGTAAACGGGAATCTTTCTGCGAAAATGGTGGTCGGTGCCGGAGGACATTTCTGTCCGGTGGCCCGCGAAATTAACGACAAACATGCGGGTGATCACTCGGTGGTCCTGGCCCAGGAGACCGAAGTTCAACTCACTCCCGAACAACAGCAGCGGTGCCGCGTTCAGCCCGATACGCCCGAGCTTTATTTCTGTCGCGATTTCAAAGGCTATGCCTGGTGTTTTCTGAAGGATGGTTATCTGAATGTGGGCATCGGTCGTGAGGGAGAAAAGCAACTCTCCACGGCCCGGGATGAGTTCACGGAGTACCTGGATCGGGAACAACGCGTTCCCAGGGACATCCTCGGGAAATTCAAAGGGCACGCCTATCGCCTGTATGGTCTGCAGAAGCGCACGATCATCGACGATGCCCTGCTGCTGATCGGAGATGCCGCCGGCCTGGCGTCACCACAGAGTGGCGAGGGAATTCGTCCGGCCATCGAATCGGGGTTGATGGCGGCAGATGTGCTGCAGAACTGTCAGCCGAATTTTGAGAAAGGGCAGCTGCAGGTCTATCAGGACCGACTGCTGGAACGGTTCGGTCCCTGGCCGGATGAGCCCGCGCACAGCATGCTGCCCGATGTCTTCCGTCAGTTCCTGGGTCGACAATTAATGGGAACCCAGTGGTTTACCCGCAAGGTGCTGCTGGATCGCTGGTTCCTGCAGCAGCATCTTCCCCCACTGGTCCGCAGCTGA
- a CDS encoding FAD-dependent oxidoreductase, with the protein MHRRRFLQQCGFYGSGIFSLGFLQAMQSRSAAAAMPRELKADVVVIGAGLGGCAAALAACRNGVSVILTEPTDWIGGQISQQAVPPDEHKWIESFGRTQSYAQLRTLIRDYYKQHYPLTKKARQLENLNPGNGSVSRICHEPRVGVAALQSMLAPLISSGQLTLLINTQPLSAACTGDRIESVDCQIAGSGHPVTLHGTYFVDASEEGDLLPLTKTEYVLGAESQAQTGEPHAPETANKQNIQALTHCFAIDHREGEDHTIDRPAMYDFWKDHVPPLNPAWSGKILSLNYSHPRTLKPKALSFVPSGKERPAPRTKSLNLWLYRRMIDRSNFTPGSYVSDITVVNWPQNDYMLGNITDVTQAEREKQLHAARQLSLSLLYWLQTSAPRPDGGEGWPGLRLRKDIVGTEDGLAKYPYIRESRRIKAELTIKEQDLTYDERLKVQGKDQKPLLAKPFADSVGIGYYHLDLHPSTGGDNYIDMGSVPFQVPLGALIPERVENLIPGCKNIGTTHISNGCYRLHPVEWSIGEAAGALCAHALTSHTTPRQIRNTPQQLEDFQQKLTGQGIELEWSQLS; encoded by the coding sequence ATGCATCGACGACGTTTCCTGCAACAGTGTGGCTTTTACGGTTCCGGTATCTTCAGTCTTGGTTTTCTGCAGGCCATGCAGTCCCGTAGTGCCGCTGCCGCAATGCCACGCGAACTGAAAGCAGATGTTGTCGTGATCGGCGCTGGTCTGGGAGGCTGTGCTGCCGCCCTCGCAGCTTGCCGCAACGGCGTGTCGGTGATTCTGACTGAACCGACCGACTGGATCGGCGGGCAGATTTCACAGCAGGCGGTCCCCCCCGATGAGCATAAGTGGATTGAGTCCTTTGGACGCACACAGAGCTACGCCCAGCTCCGGACTCTGATCCGCGACTATTATAAACAGCACTACCCGCTGACGAAAAAAGCCCGCCAGTTGGAGAACCTGAATCCGGGCAACGGTTCGGTCTCCCGGATCTGCCATGAACCCCGGGTCGGCGTCGCAGCCCTGCAGTCCATGCTGGCACCACTGATCAGCAGCGGTCAGCTCACACTGCTCATCAACACTCAACCGTTGTCAGCAGCCTGCACAGGAGACCGCATTGAAAGCGTTGACTGTCAGATCGCAGGAAGTGGTCACCCCGTCACACTTCATGGCACTTACTTTGTTGATGCCAGCGAAGAAGGGGACTTGCTCCCACTGACGAAAACCGAATACGTACTGGGCGCAGAATCGCAGGCTCAAACCGGCGAACCGCATGCCCCGGAAACAGCCAATAAGCAGAACATCCAGGCGCTCACGCACTGCTTCGCCATCGATCATCGGGAAGGGGAAGATCATACCATCGATCGTCCTGCGATGTATGATTTCTGGAAAGACCATGTGCCCCCCCTCAACCCAGCCTGGTCCGGCAAGATTCTTTCACTCAATTACTCGCACCCGCGTACGCTCAAACCCAAAGCGCTCTCGTTTGTCCCCTCTGGAAAAGAGAGACCTGCGCCCCGCACGAAATCACTCAATCTCTGGCTCTACCGCCGGATGATCGATCGCAGCAACTTCACTCCCGGTTCGTATGTCAGCGACATCACCGTCGTTAACTGGCCGCAAAACGACTATATGCTGGGAAACATTACCGACGTTACTCAGGCAGAGCGGGAGAAACAGCTCCACGCCGCCAGACAACTCAGCCTGTCACTCCTCTACTGGCTGCAGACCTCCGCTCCCCGTCCGGATGGCGGAGAAGGCTGGCCGGGCCTGCGTCTGCGGAAAGATATTGTGGGAACAGAAGACGGTCTGGCGAAGTATCCCTACATCCGCGAGTCCCGCCGCATCAAGGCTGAGCTGACCATCAAGGAACAGGACCTGACCTACGACGAACGTCTCAAAGTGCAGGGCAAGGACCAAAAGCCACTGCTGGCCAAACCCTTCGCCGACTCGGTTGGCATTGGCTATTACCATCTGGATCTGCATCCCAGTACGGGAGGCGACAACTACATCGACATGGGAAGCGTGCCATTCCAGGTCCCACTGGGTGCGCTGATTCCAGAACGTGTCGAAAACCTGATCCCGGGTTGCAAAAACATTGGAACGACACATATCTCTAACGGCTGCTATCGTCTGCATCCCGTGGAATGGTCGATTGGCGAAGCAGCAGGTGCCCTGTGTGCCCACGCACTGACCAGTCACACGACACCACGCCAGATCAGAAACACGCCACAGCAACTGGAAGACTTCCAGCAAAAGCTGACCGGGCAGGGCATCGAGCTTGAATGGTCCCAACTGAGTTAA
- a CDS encoding alpha/beta hydrolase, with protein sequence MQRLFLSLAAALTLMTSTALAADQPKPTYADVSYGPYNMNKLDFWEAKGEGPRPLLVYIHGGGWIGGNKARLPGNIKTFLDKGISYAAVNYRLTGEAPLPAPVYDAARAIQFLRHKAKEWNINKNKIALTGGSAGACTSMWLLCHDDMADPKAKDPVLRESTRVTAAAVGGGQTSIDPKVIEPWLGPNVLKHAMIYKSVGGKSMQEVMDNYEKHAALYKEFSPYNHVTADDPPLLMTYGNNMKLPSENAGHGIHHPVYGVKMKEKADKSGMECHLLIPGVSKSEKYKNTNEFLIDKLTGDDS encoded by the coding sequence ATGCAACGCCTGTTTCTTTCGCTCGCTGCGGCTTTGACACTGATGACCTCAACGGCCCTGGCAGCAGACCAGCCGAAGCCGACCTACGCTGATGTTTCCTACGGTCCCTACAACATGAACAAGCTCGACTTCTGGGAAGCCAAAGGGGAAGGGCCGCGACCGCTGCTGGTTTATATCCACGGGGGTGGTTGGATCGGAGGCAACAAAGCCCGTCTGCCCGGCAATATCAAAACGTTTCTCGACAAAGGCATTTCCTACGCGGCAGTCAATTACCGCCTGACGGGGGAAGCACCGCTGCCCGCTCCTGTATACGATGCGGCGCGGGCAATTCAGTTTCTGCGGCACAAGGCCAAAGAGTGGAACATCAACAAGAATAAAATCGCCCTGACGGGAGGTAGCGCCGGTGCCTGCACATCCATGTGGCTGCTCTGCCACGATGATATGGCCGATCCCAAAGCGAAAGACCCGGTCCTGCGTGAATCAACGCGGGTCACCGCAGCAGCTGTCGGCGGGGGCCAGACTTCCATCGACCCCAAAGTCATCGAACCCTGGCTCGGTCCGAACGTGCTCAAGCACGCCATGATTTACAAATCAGTGGGCGGTAAAAGCATGCAGGAAGTCATGGACAACTACGAAAAGCACGCAGCTCTGTACAAGGAGTTCTCTCCCTACAACCACGTGACCGCGGACGACCCACCACTGCTGATGACATACGGCAACAATATGAAACTCCCATCAGAAAACGCCGGCCACGGAATTCATCACCCGGTTTACGGTGTCAAAATGAAAGAGAAAGCCGATAAGTCCGGTATGGAATGCCACCTCTTGATCCCCGGCGTGTCGAAATCAGAGAAATACAAAAACACGAATGAATTTCTGATCGATAAACTCACAGGCGATGATTCGTAA
- a CDS encoding prolyl oligopeptidase family serine peptidase: MKQWFLSGLVWLCLLSTSLLQAGDKTPEVSPARAQQLWQQIAPFFEPGAEFQGDLGDLKTPLKFYDGSPVKTKADWQKRRQEILKTWHTMMGGWPPVNEHPDVKTLKQEQKEGYTQYTVQFDIAPGHPNTGYLLIPDGAKPDHSRPAVLVVYYEPETGVGLKGENRDFARALAKRGFVTFSVGHDYSLYYPNREKAEIQPLSALAYGAANAFHVLANRSEVDPERIGVMGHSYGGKWSMFASCLYDKFACAAWSDGGIVFNEKRPSVNYWEPWYLGYEGPDFRKRGLPTKENPRTGLYKRLVKEGHDLHELHALMAPRPFLVSGGSEDPPSQWRALNHTIAVNDFLGYKNRVAMTNREKHSPNPESNEQIYRFFEYWLMQDQLDQQK, from the coding sequence ATGAAACAATGGTTTCTAAGTGGATTGGTGTGGTTGTGTCTGTTAAGTACATCTCTGCTGCAGGCCGGCGATAAGACACCAGAAGTATCTCCCGCACGCGCCCAACAACTCTGGCAGCAGATCGCTCCCTTTTTTGAACCCGGTGCTGAATTCCAGGGTGACCTGGGGGATTTGAAAACACCGCTGAAATTCTACGATGGGAGTCCGGTGAAGACCAAAGCGGACTGGCAGAAGCGTCGTCAGGAAATTCTCAAGACCTGGCACACAATGATGGGTGGATGGCCGCCCGTGAATGAACATCCCGATGTGAAAACTCTCAAGCAGGAGCAGAAGGAAGGATATACGCAGTACACGGTCCAGTTCGACATTGCTCCCGGGCATCCCAATACCGGTTACCTGTTGATTCCCGATGGTGCGAAGCCGGATCACAGTCGTCCGGCTGTGCTGGTGGTCTATTATGAACCGGAGACTGGTGTCGGCCTGAAAGGCGAAAATCGGGACTTTGCCCGGGCCCTGGCCAAACGGGGTTTCGTGACATTTTCTGTCGGCCATGACTATTCACTCTACTATCCCAATCGCGAGAAAGCGGAGATCCAGCCGTTGTCTGCTTTGGCCTACGGAGCAGCGAATGCCTTTCATGTGCTGGCGAACCGCAGTGAAGTCGATCCCGAACGGATCGGAGTCATGGGGCACTCGTATGGCGGCAAGTGGTCGATGTTCGCTTCCTGTCTGTACGATAAATTCGCCTGTGCTGCCTGGTCGGATGGCGGGATTGTCTTCAATGAAAAGCGTCCCAGCGTGAATTACTGGGAACCCTGGTATCTGGGATATGAAGGGCCGGATTTCCGCAAACGGGGATTACCTACCAAAGAGAATCCACGAACCGGGCTGTATAAACGGCTCGTCAAAGAAGGCCACGATCTGCATGAACTGCATGCGTTGATGGCGCCGCGTCCCTTCCTGGTGTCAGGCGGTTCGGAAGATCCCCCCAGTCAGTGGCGGGCACTGAATCACACGATCGCTGTAAATGATTTCCTGGGATATAAAAACCGGGTCGCGATGACGAATCGTGAGAAGCATTCACCGAACCCGGAATCGAATGAGCAAATCTATCGCTTCTTCGAATACTGGCTGATGCAGGATCAACTGGATCAACAGAAGTAA
- a CDS encoding DUF1559 domain-containing protein — translation MSFPKPRRKGFTLIELLVVIAIIAILIALLLPAVQQAREAARRSTCKNNLKQLGLALHNYNETFGVLPYSVSHSGSCSAGSASTGGKVTLNHRGWLLLLPYLEQSALYNKFNSSYASGSYNPSGGNIVAPGASGNANDEVVSTIIKAFHCPSDATPEVYSTTSSTHYSISPGNSTLLGVFTNYDFSTNSQYSTCTNWGELGISSRPMFGFNGCAKFRDVSDGMSNTVAVVETTRLVANGEGTAWGFAKWVGNGTNFAGANINTWYSSGPVGNLASWGYSGSLHTGGCHVLLGDGAVRFISENIDATTRVYLSYIADGNVLGEF, via the coding sequence GTGTCCTTTCCCAAACCACGCCGTAAAGGATTTACGCTGATCGAACTGCTGGTGGTCATTGCCATCATCGCTATCCTGATTGCGCTCCTGCTGCCCGCTGTCCAGCAGGCACGTGAAGCAGCACGACGCTCCACCTGTAAGAACAATCTCAAACAACTGGGACTGGCACTGCACAACTACAACGAAACGTTTGGAGTGCTGCCTTACTCTGTTTCCCACTCCGGTTCCTGTAGTGCCGGCTCGGCCAGCACAGGTGGTAAAGTTACCCTGAATCACCGCGGCTGGTTGCTGCTCTTACCCTATCTCGAACAGAGTGCTTTGTATAATAAATTCAACTCAAGTTACGCCTCGGGTTCTTACAACCCTTCAGGCGGGAACATTGTCGCACCGGGAGCTTCTGGGAATGCCAATGACGAAGTTGTTTCGACCATCATTAAGGCATTCCACTGTCCGTCAGACGCGACCCCCGAGGTTTACAGCACAACATCCAGCACCCATTATTCCATTTCCCCGGGGAACTCAACTCTGCTGGGTGTGTTCACGAACTATGATTTCAGCACCAACAGCCAGTATTCGACCTGCACCAACTGGGGAGAACTCGGTATTTCCAGCCGACCGATGTTCGGTTTCAACGGGTGTGCCAAATTCCGTGATGTCTCAGACGGCATGAGCAATACAGTCGCTGTTGTGGAAACCACACGTCTGGTTGCCAACGGTGAAGGAACCGCCTGGGGCTTTGCAAAATGGGTCGGCAATGGTACCAACTTCGCGGGTGCGAACATCAATACCTGGTACTCCAGCGGTCCCGTAGGTAATCTCGCATCCTGGGGTTACTCGGGTAGTCTTCACACGGGTGGCTGTCATGTTCTACTCGGCGATGGAGCCGTCCGGTTCATCAGCGAAAACATTGACGCCACCACGCGGGTCTATCTCTCCTATATCGCCGACGGAAACGTACTCGGCGAATTTTAA